The proteins below are encoded in one region of uncultured Eubacteriales bacterium:
- a CDS encoding conserved hypothetical protein (Evidence 4 : Homologs of previously reported genes of unknown function): MENVKSPSQLIDERVDALGDWRGRTLSQVRALILQAGPEVTEEWKWRGVPVWSNNGILCTGETYKATVKLTFARGAALYDPAHLFNAGLDGNTRRAIDLHEGDVLDGAAFQALIRAAADLNAADRKTH, from the coding sequence ATGGAAAACGTCAAATCCCCATCCCAGCTCATTGACGAGCGAGTGGACGCGCTGGGCGACTGGCGGGGCCGGACGCTCTCTCAGGTGAGGGCGCTCATCCTCCAGGCCGGCCCGGAGGTAACCGAGGAGTGGAAGTGGCGGGGCGTGCCCGTCTGGTCCAACAACGGGATACTCTGTACCGGGGAGACCTACAAGGCCACCGTGAAGCTCACCTTTGCCAGAGGGGCCGCGCTGTACGACCCTGCCCACCTCTTCAACGCGGGCCTGGACGGCAATACCCGCCGGGCCATCGACCTCCATGAGGGGGACGTGCTGGATGGGGCAGCCTTTCAGGCTCTGATACGCGCCGCCGCGGACCTGAACGCTGCGGACCGCAAGACACATTAG
- a CDS encoding Diguanylate cyclase — protein sequence MATILSTPPVIREPDDDAYLGAARWEYTRIDGTWLRLHYHVTVALVVFTFFVELVMGAFLFRTSMVTVSAQRFFLKFLVVPSAINSLCVAADFLIMRSKRISQPGKIYAVSLLFVCICFVLYTVHVAFAATYFIFAFAITLTIVYASYPLTCITSIASVVAIVVSELFIKWDADKVSIFQNPHRLVDFLISLVVLIAFSFACIVVTRFEQRKNRAGIQKEVERQRLKEQVLLDEMTGLYNQKAFSTRLRHIEAHEPEGRYILAVVDVDKFKRINDTWGHHVGDRSLIEFAQVLKEHPGITSFRYGGDEFCLLFQDMDLPAAQAICRDIQGKVNRLRLEEAPDLHLTASFGLAESPGRMDAIRLFVHADHALYEAKRARNAIRVFSPVTAAI from the coding sequence ATGGCAACCATACTTTCAACACCACCCGTAATCAGAGAGCCCGACGACGACGCCTATCTTGGCGCGGCACGTTGGGAATATACCCGAATCGATGGAACATGGCTCCGGCTGCACTACCATGTCACCGTGGCCCTTGTCGTCTTTACCTTCTTCGTTGAGCTTGTGATGGGGGCGTTTTTGTTCCGAACCTCCATGGTCACCGTCTCTGCCCAGCGTTTTTTCCTGAAGTTTTTAGTCGTCCCCAGCGCAATTAATTCCCTATGTGTCGCAGCTGATTTTCTGATCATGCGGTCGAAACGCATTTCCCAGCCGGGAAAGATCTACGCGGTCTCCCTCCTCTTCGTGTGCATCTGTTTTGTGCTCTATACGGTGCACGTCGCCTTCGCCGCCACATACTTTATCTTCGCCTTCGCCATCACGCTCACCATCGTCTATGCAAGCTATCCTCTCACCTGCATCACGTCCATTGCCAGCGTCGTCGCCATCGTGGTCTCCGAACTGTTCATCAAGTGGGATGCGGACAAGGTCTCCATCTTTCAAAACCCCCATCGGCTCGTCGATTTTCTCATTTCCCTCGTCGTTCTAATCGCCTTCTCCTTCGCCTGTATCGTGGTCACCCGATTCGAACAGCGGAAAAACCGCGCCGGCATCCAGAAGGAAGTCGAGCGCCAGCGGCTGAAGGAACAGGTCTTGTTGGACGAGATGACAGGACTCTATAACCAGAAGGCGTTCAGCACCCGACTCAGGCACATTGAGGCTCACGAGCCGGAGGGCCGCTATATTCTGGCGGTGGTGGATGTGGACAAATTCAAGCGCATCAACGATACTTGGGGCCACCACGTGGGGGACCGCAGCCTGATTGAATTTGCCCAGGTGCTGAAGGAGCACCCCGGCATCACCTCCTTTCGCTACGGGGGCGACGAGTTCTGCCTGCTGTTTCAGGACATGGACCTCCCCGCCGCGCAGGCCATCTGCCGGGACATCCAGGGAAAAGTAAACCGGCTGCGCCTCGAGGAAGCCCCGGATTTGCACTTGACAGCCAGCTTTGGCCTGGCGGAGAGCCCGGGAAGAATGGACGCGATTCGTCTCTTCGTTCACGCCGACCACGCCCTCTACGAGGCGAAACGGGCACGCAACGCGATCCGGGTCTTCTCCCCCGTCACCGCGGCCATTTGA
- a CDS encoding Glyoxalase family protein: protein MISRFGKVMIYVNDPRAAADFWVGKIGFIEVGAEQYEGGILSVELTPDLSSDASIVLFDRGVVERMSPELHLGTPSILFMSPDAREMRETLMRRGVTVGETAERGGSITFNFSDPEGNYFAVQEIKK from the coding sequence ATGATAAGCAGGTTTGGCAAAGTGATGATTTACGTCAATGATCCCCGGGCAGCGGCGGATTTTTGGGTCGGCAAAATCGGCTTTATCGAGGTCGGGGCTGAACAGTATGAGGGCGGGATTCTATCGGTCGAGTTGACGCCAGATCTAAGCTCCGATGCCAGCATCGTTCTGTTTGACCGGGGAGTCGTCGAAAGAATGTCGCCCGAGCTTCACTTGGGCACGCCGTCCATCTTATTCATGAGCCCCGACGCGCGTGAAATGCGCGAGACTCTCATGCGCCGTGGCGTGACCGTGGGTGAAACCGCAGAAAGGGGAGGTTCCATCACCTTCAATTTCTCGGACCCCGAAGGCAATTACTTCGCGGTGCAGGAAATCAAGAAATAG
- a CDS encoding Alpha/beta hydrolase fold protein, with protein sequence MKEYLISGNGYVMRYHDFPGEEMPILFIHGLGCGGSFDYPEVAAQDSLKSHRRILVDLLGAGYSDKPSGFSYTVEEHARYLREFVNYLNLGPFILFGHSLGGAVALDLADQCRDRLHQIILSESNLDESPEGSTSKYIASFEMQDFVNHGFGMLVEDSSKGGNRIWAASLSAWLPKAAYLIARSAAVGGTPSWRSILYSLECPRTFIFGEQSLPDSDVQVLAAHGIQIEVVRHAGHSMAWENPEGLASAINSAIRSVK encoded by the coding sequence ATGAAAGAATATTTAATTAGCGGAAACGGCTATGTGATGCGTTATCATGATTTCCCCGGTGAGGAAATGCCAATTCTTTTTATTCACGGGCTTGGCTGCGGGGGCTCTTTCGACTATCCCGAGGTTGCGGCACAGGACTCTCTAAAGAGCCATCGCCGTATTCTTGTGGATTTATTAGGTGCCGGTTACAGTGATAAACCAAGTGGTTTCTCCTATACCGTCGAAGAGCACGCAAGGTATTTGCGGGAATTTGTCAACTATTTGAATCTTGGTCCATTTATTTTATTTGGGCATAGCTTGGGCGGAGCTGTTGCTCTCGATTTGGCCGATCAATGTAGAGATAGGCTTCATCAGATTATTTTAAGCGAATCAAATCTGGATGAAAGCCCTGAAGGGTCCACAAGCAAGTACATTGCCAGTTTTGAAATGCAAGACTTTGTCAATCATGGATTTGGCATGCTAGTAGAAGACAGTAGTAAAGGCGGAAATAGAATATGGGCTGCATCTCTGTCTGCGTGGCTCCCAAAGGCCGCTTATCTGATAGCAAGATCAGCCGCGGTGGGAGGGACTCCATCGTGGAGAAGCATCTTATACTCCCTGGAATGTCCCAGGACATTTATCTTTGGCGAGCAGTCTTTACCTGATTCGGATGTACAGGTTCTTGCAGCACATGGTATCCAAATAGAGGTTGTTAGGCATGCTGGTCATTCCATGGCTTGGGAAAACCCGGAAGGTCTCGCTTCCGCCATCAACAGCGCAATCCGGTCAGTCAAATAG
- a CDS encoding hypothetical protein (Evidence 5 : No homology to any previously reported sequences): MTSMPNNLYLDTMCCKNLYIRIR, from the coding sequence ATGACCAGCATGCCTAACAACCTCTATTTGGATACCATGTGCTGCAAGAACCTGTACATCCGAATCAGGTAA
- a CDS encoding putative enzyme (Evidence 3 : Function proposed based on presence of conserved amino acid motif, structural feature or limited homology; Product type pe : putative enzyme), with protein MTDYNKINVAYYEVFSDIPGKGNPAGVVFDSDILTENQMQRIAKKIGFNETAFILNSEKADLRIRYFTPGHEMNLCGHGTVASIYGLMKRKHVTASLDLRVETLAGILNVHYDHERQEINMDQAPAKFMEFQGDLDLLVDSIGLQSEDIASEFPVVYGSTGVWTLLLPVRGLSAFLRMRPDNYRFKEILTQMPTASVHPFCLEAHEKMCTMHGRHFSAYHSGTIEDPVTGTASGVMGAYYISYIKPSNEAEILIEQGNEIGKNGIVRVHAARKDSFININISGKAVYMRDIPIEF; from the coding sequence TTGACTGATTATAATAAAATAAACGTCGCTTATTATGAGGTGTTCTCCGACATCCCCGGCAAGGGGAATCCCGCGGGTGTTGTGTTTGATTCCGATATTCTGACAGAGAATCAGATGCAGCGCATCGCAAAAAAGATAGGTTTTAATGAGACTGCGTTTATACTGAACTCTGAAAAAGCAGACTTGCGCATACGCTATTTTACGCCAGGGCATGAGATGAACTTATGCGGACATGGCACAGTTGCGTCCATTTATGGCTTGATGAAAAGAAAACATGTTACGGCCTCACTGGATTTAAGGGTCGAGACATTGGCGGGGATTCTTAATGTCCATTATGACCATGAGCGTCAGGAGATTAATATGGATCAGGCTCCTGCCAAATTTATGGAATTTCAGGGGGACTTGGACCTGCTGGTGGATTCCATTGGATTACAAAGTGAGGATATTGCCTCAGAATTTCCAGTCGTTTATGGGAGCACAGGCGTATGGACTTTACTTCTTCCTGTCAGGGGTCTTAGTGCTTTTCTGCGCATGAGACCTGATAATTATAGGTTTAAGGAGATTTTGACTCAAATGCCGACTGCTTCCGTCCATCCGTTCTGTCTAGAGGCCCATGAGAAAATGTGTACCATGCATGGACGGCATTTTTCAGCTTACCATTCAGGAACCATAGAAGACCCGGTTACAGGTACTGCTTCAGGGGTCATGGGCGCTTACTATATATCCTATATTAAGCCCTCCAATGAAGCGGAAATACTGATAGAGCAGGGAAATGAAATTGGGAAGAACGGAATTGTAAGGGTACATGCGGCAAGGAAGGATTCCTTTATAAACATTAATATCTCGGGAAAAGCGGTTTACATGCGAGATATCCCTATAGAGTTTTAA
- a CDS encoding conserved hypothetical protein (Evidence 4 : Homologs of previously reported genes of unknown function), which yields MYVYLMKNIKPLNEEIVKSHVKHLKELKDLGKLVLCGPFSDYPGGMVAFLAADMEEAINIAKADPFIALGYKTFEIRTLEEANDENNYLLE from the coding sequence ATGTATGTATATTTAATGAAAAACATTAAGCCTCTCAATGAGGAGATTGTAAAGAGTCACGTGAAGCATTTAAAAGAACTAAAGGACCTGGGTAAGCTTGTCCTTTGCGGGCCTTTCTCGGATTATCCCGGAGGAATGGTTGCTTTCTTGGCAGCGGATATGGAAGAAGCAATAAACATCGCAAAAGCTGATCCTTTTATTGCTTTAGGATATAAAACTTTTGAGATCAGAACATTGGAAGAGGCTAACGATGAAAATAATTATCTATTAGAATAA
- a CDS encoding conserved hypothetical protein (Evidence 4 : Homologs of previously reported genes of unknown function): MIHERRALSPNQCEELLSRLKDRFEKNMNRHQTLEWVKIQAKLGAATEKLWSLNEMERTGGSPDVVGYDQETDEYIFYDCSAESPEGRRSVCYDGEALESRKANKPEHNAMDMAAAMGIALLTEEQYRELQTLGSFDTKTSSWVSTPDHIRKLGGAIFCDRRYDTVFVYHNGAESYYAVRGFRGSLRV, translated from the coding sequence ATGATCCATGAAAGAAGAGCATTATCGCCTAATCAATGTGAAGAGCTGCTAAGCAGGTTGAAGGACCGCTTTGAGAAAAACATGAACCGCCATCAAACTCTCGAGTGGGTAAAAATACAAGCGAAGCTGGGAGCTGCTACAGAAAAGCTGTGGTCGCTCAATGAGATGGAGAGAACCGGAGGCAGCCCGGACGTCGTTGGCTACGATCAAGAGACGGACGAATATATTTTTTACGATTGTTCAGCAGAAAGTCCGGAAGGGCGCCGAAGTGTTTGTTACGACGGCGAAGCGCTGGAGTCAAGGAAAGCGAATAAACCTGAGCATAATGCGATGGATATGGCTGCCGCCATGGGTATTGCGCTTTTGACAGAAGAACAATACCGGGAACTGCAGACGCTGGGAAGCTTCGATACAAAAACGTCCAGCTGGGTAAGCACCCCTGATCATATCCGAAAACTTGGCGGAGCGATCTTTTGCGATCGTCGTTACGACACCGTCTTTGTATACCACAACGGCGCAGAATCCTACTATGCTGTCAGAGGCTTTCGAGGCTCACTAAGAGTTTGA
- a CDS encoding ThiJ/PfpI domain-containing protein, which translates to MDVNVLLFDDFETLDVFGPVEVLGRINDYRLRFISANGGVIKSKQGTEILTQSTNDADDSGILLIPGGQGTRALVNDYAFIEALKQVACKSTYCLTVCTGSALLAKTGLLDRRTATSNKRAFEWVKSISSNVDWITHARWVADGKFYTSSGVSAGMDMSLGFVADRFGNHISTEIADAIEYIWNADKDNDPFAR; encoded by the coding sequence ATGGATGTAAATGTGTTGTTATTTGACGATTTTGAAACTCTTGATGTTTTTGGCCCAGTAGAAGTCCTCGGCCGCATCAATGATTATCGTTTGCGCTTTATTTCCGCTAATGGAGGAGTTATTAAAAGCAAACAAGGCACCGAGATTTTGACGCAGTCTACGAACGACGCGGATGATTCAGGTATTTTATTGATCCCCGGCGGGCAGGGTACCAGGGCTCTTGTAAATGATTACGCTTTCATTGAAGCTTTAAAACAAGTTGCTTGCAAGTCTACATATTGCCTTACAGTATGTACTGGTTCTGCCCTATTGGCAAAAACGGGATTGCTAGACAGACGAACGGCTACTTCAAATAAAAGAGCATTTGAGTGGGTTAAGTCTATAAGCTCAAATGTGGATTGGATTACCCACGCGAGATGGGTTGCGGATGGGAAGTTTTATACTTCATCCGGTGTGTCAGCGGGTATGGACATGTCTCTCGGTTTCGTTGCCGACAGATTTGGAAACCACATATCCACAGAAATTGCCGATGCCATAGAGTACATTTGGAATGCTGATAAGGATAACGACCCGTTTGCGCGGTAA
- a CDS encoding putative enzyme (Evidence 3 : Function proposed based on presence of conserved amino acid motif, structural feature or limited homology; Product type pe : putative enzyme), protein MRYYVVDAFTDKLFGGNPAGVCLLDEWPDKEEMQSIAAENNLAETAFVVKREGYYDLRWFTPEVEIDLCGHATLASGFIIANFVDPKALTMRFETQSGTLTVTKHGDIFELDFPTRLPKKIEVTQLMSQAISTPVLEAHLSRDLLLLVDSEKDVKDLTPDLNQLKQIPDCFAVIVTAKGETADFVSRFFAPNAGITEDPVTGSSHSTLIPFWAERLRKSKLTAKQLSKRGGVLYCENCGDRVKIAGKAVLYLQGEISK, encoded by the coding sequence ATGCGTTATTACGTTGTCGACGCGTTTACTGATAAATTGTTTGGCGGAAACCCGGCAGGCGTCTGCCTCTTGGATGAGTGGCCTGACAAGGAAGAGATGCAGTCCATCGCAGCAGAAAACAACCTTGCGGAGACCGCTTTTGTTGTAAAACGCGAAGGTTATTACGACCTGCGTTGGTTCACGCCTGAGGTTGAAATAGATTTATGCGGTCACGCAACTCTAGCGAGCGGCTTTATCATCGCAAATTTTGTTGACCCTAAAGCTCTTACAATGCGATTTGAAACGCAAAGCGGAACATTGACCGTGACGAAACACGGGGATATATTTGAACTGGATTTTCCCACTCGACTCCCAAAAAAGATAGAAGTCACACAACTGATGAGTCAGGCAATTAGCACTCCCGTTCTTGAAGCTCATTTGTCCAGAGATCTGCTATTGCTAGTCGACAGCGAAAAAGACGTAAAGGACTTAACCCCTGACCTGAATCAGCTTAAGCAAATACCGGATTGTTTTGCCGTAATTGTGACCGCGAAGGGTGAGACCGCGGATTTTGTATCAAGGTTCTTTGCTCCCAATGCAGGAATAACGGAAGACCCAGTGACCGGTTCTTCGCATTCTACGCTTATCCCCTTTTGGGCAGAGCGACTTAGAAAAAGCAAATTAACTGCTAAACAGCTTTCGAAACGCGGCGGCGTTCTTTACTGCGAAAACTGCGGTGATCGGGTCAAAATTGCCGGAAAGGCCGTTTTGTATCTTCAAGGAGAAATAAGCAAATAG
- a CDS encoding putative transcription activator (Evidence 3 : Function proposed based on presence of conserved amino acid motif, structural feature or limited homology) gives MNLEVFMGAKVSFEVQSFKAVKFIGKEVVVGKKNPVPDLWKKILNDGTNDFLQSLPERVSPLGDTIGWMGEYNPQTKEYVYIAGIFVNPNAIVPDGFSYRDIPDCLMGIGWIQGNTPKLEKGAHVKTEKIMRTNGYMPDYSVVGISMEYYSFDKYANIEEDGNNIFTFGYYLPCKKIV, from the coding sequence ATGAATTTGGAGGTTTTTATGGGCGCAAAAGTTTCCTTTGAAGTACAAAGCTTTAAAGCAGTCAAATTTATAGGCAAAGAAGTAGTTGTAGGAAAGAAAAATCCAGTACCGGATTTATGGAAAAAGATACTTAACGACGGAACAAATGATTTTCTTCAAAGTTTACCTGAGCGAGTATCTCCATTGGGAGACACAATTGGATGGATGGGTGAATACAATCCGCAGACAAAAGAGTATGTTTATATTGCAGGGATATTTGTCAACCCAAATGCTATTGTTCCAGATGGGTTTTCTTATCGCGACATACCTGATTGTCTAATGGGAATTGGTTGGATACAAGGAAATACTCCCAAACTAGAAAAAGGAGCTCATGTTAAAACAGAGAAGATAATGAGAACAAATGGGTATATGCCAGATTACTCAGTTGTCGGAATTTCAATGGAATACTACTCATTCGATAAATATGCAAATATTGAAGAAGACGGTAATAACATCTTTACCTTCGGATATTATTTACCATGCAAAAAAATTGTCTGA
- a CDS encoding hypothetical protein (Evidence 5 : No homology to any previously reported sequences) has translation MIFFKVYLSEYLHWETQLDGWVNTIRRQKSMFILQGYLSTQMLLFQMGFLIATYLIV, from the coding sequence ATGATTTTCTTCAAAGTTTACCTGAGCGAGTATCTCCATTGGGAGACACAATTGGATGGATGGGTGAATACAATCCGCAGACAAAAGAGTATGTTTATATTGCAGGGATATTTGTCAACCCAAATGCTATTGTTCCAGATGGGTTTTCTTATCGCGACATACCTGATTGTCTAA
- the ybbJ gene encoding YbbJ — protein MNEDIGLVFYESKYDEDLVKFELESAQEQFTAYPQEILQTLVDIERHYILIVQKQKVVGYFVLHENNGPLEIGSHNKALLIRALAVSKNEQGKGHALSAMKMLPDFTKNHFKNIEELVLVVNHANIPAQNLYKKSGFSDTGIRRNGKHGLQFIYNNILIF, from the coding sequence ATGAATGAAGATATAGGTTTGGTATTTTATGAAAGTAAGTACGATGAGGATTTAGTAAAATTTGAACTTGAAAGTGCACAAGAACAATTTACAGCATATCCACAAGAAATACTTCAAACTTTAGTGGATATTGAAAGACATTATATATTGATAGTTCAAAAGCAAAAAGTGGTAGGATATTTCGTGTTGCACGAAAATAATGGACCTTTAGAAATTGGAAGCCACAATAAAGCACTGCTTATAAGGGCTTTGGCTGTTTCTAAGAACGAGCAGGGCAAAGGCCATGCATTATCTGCAATGAAAATGCTTCCGGATTTTACAAAGAACCATTTTAAGAATATAGAAGAATTAGTTTTGGTAGTTAATCATGCAAATATACCCGCCCAAAATCTTTATAAGAAATCTGGCTTTTCAGATACTGGTATTAGAAGAAATGGAAAGCATGGTCTGCAATTTATTTATAACAACATCTTGATATTTTGA
- a CDS encoding GCN5-related N-acetyltransferase, protein MNKTINEPWIKLDGCLRQEDYDLIHSLQLHCSNEDQITLKLELDYKLSDAVTRTDKANIHDINEFMYFSGAQLVGYIGISAFGGTSASPEVTGMVHPDYRRQGIFSKLFELALAECRQRNGASVLLLCDRKSAPGQKFLEKAGAAYRVSEFEMFLHEESSEATEKRLCDVTLRKATNADAFEIARQNAIYFGDRLEEENENIPHPEDEERRGMTIYLAEQNDQVIGKVHLQLANGLGGIYGLGVLPEHRGKGLGRAILLGAIKKLKAANAMEIMLQVAAENTTALNLYKSCGFRETSVMDYFDLE, encoded by the coding sequence ATGAATAAAACAATAAACGAACCATGGATTAAGCTGGACGGCTGCCTTCGTCAGGAAGATTATGATTTGATTCATTCCCTTCAATTGCACTGCTCCAATGAAGACCAAATCACTTTAAAGCTGGAGCTTGACTATAAGCTTAGTGATGCTGTAACTCGTACTGACAAGGCCAATATTCATGACATCAATGAATTCATGTACTTTTCCGGTGCGCAACTGGTAGGGTATATCGGGATATCTGCCTTCGGAGGTACATCGGCATCTCCCGAGGTTACCGGGATGGTGCATCCGGATTATCGGCGGCAGGGGATTTTTTCAAAATTGTTTGAATTGGCTCTTGCAGAGTGCAGACAGAGAAATGGTGCCAGTGTTCTCCTGCTGTGTGACAGAAAATCTGCTCCCGGCCAGAAGTTTTTAGAAAAAGCCGGAGCGGCGTACCGAGTCTCAGAGTTTGAAATGTTTCTGCACGAGGAATCCTCTGAGGCCACCGAGAAGCGGCTGTGTGACGTCACCCTTAGAAAAGCCACCAATGCGGACGCCTTTGAAATCGCCCGTCAAAATGCGATTTATTTTGGCGACCGCCTTGAGGAAGAGAATGAGAACATTCCACATCCGGAGGATGAGGAAAGACGAGGCATGACCATTTATCTCGCAGAACAAAATGATCAGGTCATCGGAAAAGTCCATCTGCAATTGGCGAATGGGCTTGGAGGGATCTACGGGCTGGGTGTCTTGCCGGAGCACCGTGGAAAAGGCCTTGGGCGTGCAATTCTACTGGGCGCCATAAAAAAATTGAAGGCTGCAAATGCAATGGAGATTATGCTTCAGGTTGCCGCCGAGAATACGACGGCCCTCAATTTATACAAGTCCTGCGGATTCCGTGAAACGTCGGTAATGGACTATTTTGATTTGGAATGA
- a CDS encoding Uncharacterized RNA methyltransferase CTC_02481 yields the protein MMNIQEQKIYPLTIDGYAADGDGVARHEGMVVFVKGAVRGEVCNVYIDKVGRSAVWGHVVSLSSPSPARMDVDCPYNDSCGGCTFRHMTYAEELTAKRQKVEDAIRRIGGIDASVSVIHGADNTFRYRNKVQFPVGPGPRVGFYRQRSHQVTDVDDCLLQPLAAANLRASVKAWMVREGVSAYDERSSKGLVRHVYVRTNRAGESLLCLLVNGKSVPNEDALVSALRAAEPGLAGVVLGVNEKKNNVILGDSYRTLWGDDFLMDTLCGITFKLSVPSFYQVNTDQAEVLYGRALDFAGLTGTEIVLDLYCGIGTITLAMARAAKQAIGCEVVPQAVEDAKENAARNGISNARFLCADAGEAARALEAEGLRPDVVCVDPPRKGLAPDVIDTIARMAPKRIVYVSCDCATLARDLKLFAAQGYALQTAEAVDLFPRTAHVETAVLMSKQI from the coding sequence ATGATGAACATTCAGGAGCAGAAAATTTACCCCCTGACCATTGACGGCTACGCAGCCGACGGGGACGGGGTGGCCCGGCACGAGGGTATGGTGGTCTTCGTGAAGGGGGCCGTCCGGGGAGAGGTGTGCAATGTGTACATCGACAAGGTTGGCCGCAGTGCAGTCTGGGGCCATGTTGTCTCGCTCTCCAGCCCCTCCCCCGCCCGGATGGATGTGGACTGCCCCTATAATGATTCCTGCGGCGGCTGCACCTTCCGCCACATGACCTACGCCGAAGAGCTAACCGCCAAGCGGCAGAAGGTGGAGGATGCGATTCGACGCATCGGGGGCATTGACGCCAGCGTTTCTGTAATCCACGGCGCAGATAATACGTTTCGTTATCGGAATAAGGTTCAATTTCCCGTGGGTCCCGGCCCCCGGGTCGGCTTTTACCGCCAGAGGAGCCACCAGGTCACCGACGTGGACGACTGCCTCCTTCAGCCTCTCGCCGCCGCCAATCTCCGCGCCTCCGTGAAGGCCTGGATGGTGCGCGAGGGCGTGAGCGCCTACGACGAGCGGAGCAGTAAGGGGCTCGTCCGCCACGTCTATGTCCGTACCAACCGCGCCGGGGAATCCCTTCTCTGCCTGCTGGTAAACGGGAAGTCCGTTCCCAATGAGGACGCCCTGGTTTCCGCTCTCCGGGCAGCCGAGCCGGGGCTTGCGGGGGTGGTCCTGGGCGTGAACGAGAAGAAGAATAACGTCATCCTGGGGGACTCCTACCGCACCCTCTGGGGGGACGACTTTCTGATGGACACACTGTGCGGGATCACGTTCAAGCTGTCGGTCCCCTCGTTCTACCAAGTGAACACCGACCAGGCGGAGGTGCTCTATGGCAGGGCGCTGGACTTCGCTGGCCTCACCGGAACGGAGATCGTGCTGGACCTTTACTGCGGCATCGGCACCATCACCCTGGCCATGGCCCGCGCCGCAAAGCAGGCCATCGGCTGCGAGGTGGTACCCCAGGCCGTGGAGGACGCGAAGGAAAACGCGGCGCGCAACGGCATCTCCAACGCCCGTTTCCTCTGCGCCGACGCGGGGGAAGCCGCCCGTGCGCTGGAGGCGGAGGGCCTCCGCCCCGACGTGGTCTGCGTGGACCCGCCGCGCAAGGGCCTCGCCCCCGACGTCATCGACACCATCGCGCGCATGGCCCCCAAACGCATTGTCTATGTCTCCTGCGACTGCGCCACCCTGGCCCGTGACCTCAAGCTCTTCGCCGCTCAGGGCTACGCCCTCCAAACCGCCGAGGCGGTGGACCTGTTCCCAAGGACGGCTCATGTGGAGACAGCAGTATTGATGTCAAAGCAAATATAA